The genomic DNA GCGTTCTTCGCCATCGGAAGCAGGTCGAAGATGAACCGTTCGAATTTGATCGCATTGGGATCCGCCGGAGCGATCGCGTTGCCACTGCCATCGACGAAGGGGACCTTCTTGTAGGCGCGATTGAATGGCAAGCGGTCGTCGTGATCGGTTGCCTGCTTTAAGAAGGAGGTCTTAAAGACGTGGATCGCAATATTGCCCGCCCACAATCGCAGCGAACCATCGGCTTCGGTTTGACGGGCCGCCGCGTCGGGCAGATGGATGTATTCAATGATCTGGACTTTCCCATCGACCAACACGACGTTCCCCACGCGTTCCAGCGGGTCACGTTTGCGAACGACCTGAGTCGTCATGTCGCTGTCGGCCAAGATGTGATGCCCGATCAGCGCGGCATCGCACGGATTGGCTAGCGGGTTATCGACCTGTGCGTAGGCGAGGTGTTCGATGCCGCGTGAGATCGCATCCTGCAAGCAACCGCTGGAGGCGAGCGCCGAAACCGTCCCGCCATGCCCGTCGGGGCTGAGGGCCAATTCATGCTTTGACTCCAACAATACACGTCCAGTCGATCGATCAACGGCCGGCATCGTTCCTTGGCAGAAGACTTGCAACTGGTCGTCGCGGAGCCCCAGGTTATCGGTCGCGGCAAAATATTCGATCGTCTCGTCGTGTGTCGCCGGACTGGTCATCACATACAACGGGATCATCACCTGATACCGCTCGCAGATCGCTTTCAACAGGTCGGCGTGCATCTGGAATAGTGTTCGTTGCGAAACCGGACCGATCGGAAAGAGACCTTTGGGCTTCTCAAACCCCAACCGCGAACCCTGCCCTCCAGCGACCAGGATCATCCCCACTTTTCCGTCGGCCAAGGCCTGGCTTCCCGCTTCGATCGCCTGATCGAGACTCCATGCGGCTCCCGAACCGTCAGCCCGAACCGCTCGTGGCGGCTCAGCCCGGCTGGCGATCGACTCGAAATCGACCTCTGCATCGTCGGAATCGACGAGACGCTGCAGTCGCGAAAAATCGATCTTGTCGATCTGGTCAACCAACTGCTGCTGCTGATCAGCGTTCAATTGATCCCAGAACTGAAGTAAATGTTGTTGGCCGTAGCTGGCGAGTTTTGATTGAAGTGACGTATTCATGGATTCCAGGGGCCGATGGGGAGGTCGAAAGAACAAACACAAGACAGCGGAGCAAATCTAATGCCGAAAATTCCATCCCGGATTTCCATACCGTGACGCGACCAACTGCTCCACACGATCTTCAGGCCATTGTTGCAGCGTCGCTTGGACACCGAAAGCACTTCCCAGCGCGTTGCGCAACTGACGCTCCCCCAACGGTAGATTGATCACGAATTGGTCGTGTGTGCGACCTCCGCGGTAATCGGGTTGGCGCGGCGGAACGCGAAGGGTGTTTTGCACCAAATCGATAGGGAAATCGTACAACAAGGTGCCGTGATACAGCACGTGCCGGCGAGCAACACGCAAGCTATTGCCGGAGAACTTACGATTCTGCCAAGTCAGGTCACACGTCCCTTGAAACTGCACCCGGCCCAGCAAGCCACCGATCGCTTCGCGGATGGTCTGCATCACGAACTGATGAACCTGGTCGAGGTCTTTTAACTGCGGCCGCAGGTCGGTGCTCAGCACCAGGGAATACAGCAGACAACCGGGCCCCACCGTAACCGAGGTCCCCCCGCTGCAACGCCGCAAGATCGGAATCGAAACCCGCTCGCAAAACTCGCGGTTCACCTCGTCAGCCACCTTCGACCCACGTCCCACAACGACCGTCGGGGAATCGAATTTCCAAAGCCGCAACACCTCCCCATCGCCCGCACGGCCCGTCGCGTCGGCCGATTCCAACAACGCTTCGTCGAGTGCCAAATTACGTGGCCCCTCGGGAAAAGAAAGATCAAGTAGCCGCATTGATGAGAATCGCTCGGGGGGAATGAGGAACAGGAGGATGGAAACCGTTGCTGTCATTCAAACCGTCAACGGTGCCGTTTGCCAATCCCCCAACAGATTTGACAACTATAGACAACAGCACCGAATCTCCGCTTGGATGATGCAAAAATGCAACGGTTGTATCGTCGGCTAAACAAGCTGGTGGAGATAGCGAAACATTGCCGAAAAGGCTGTCGACAGGGTGCGGTTAAGACTTTAATTTTTTTTGAAAATCGTAACTACTTACGCATTGCGGATTTGCCTCTGCAGTCCAGCAAGTAATGATTTGCATATTGGATAGCAGGTGGACACACTAAAGAAGTCTATCGCACGCGATGTGCGTAGAGGACTTGGCCCGCTTGAATCGCAATCAACCTTTTCAGCCCCGAATCGCATCGGTCGGATTTGTTATGTCGCACAAAAAAAACATCATCGCCCTTGTTTCGCTCTGCACAGCCGTCGCTGTGCCGGCAGCGGTTGAAGCTCAAGATGAGTGCTGCTTTCGACCCGCTTACCGAATGCAATGTGAAACGGTCTACGAAGAGCAGAAGGTCACGAACTACCGCTTGGTCTATGAGACCAATTATGTCGAGCGGGAGATCACCGAAGAGAAGCCCGTCGTTGAAACGAAGATGGAACAGCGGACCTACCGGGTCGCAAAACCGATCGTCGAAACGACCTACCGTGAAGATCGTTACACGGTCATGAAACCGGTTCTGGAAACCAGCTATCGCGAAGAAGTGCGATCACAGACTCGTTACGTCACCGAAACCGCCGAACGCGAAGAACAGGTGACCACCTATCGCCCGGTCGTGACAACGCAGTACCAACAACAGCAACAGATCGTGCAGCGTCCCGTTGTCGAGACCCAGTACCAAACCGAAAACATCACGACCTACCGCCCCGTCACAACGGTTCAGCAACAGGTCGTCGACCAAGGGGGCTATGTCGCCCAACAGTACGTCCAACCCGGCACCGTCGGCTATGCGGCCCAATGGAATCCAGCCGCCTATTACCAACCCGGGCCGTTCGGAATTTTCGCGACGCGACGCGGCGCCTACCAAGCGGTTCCATACGCAACCCCCGCGACCGTGCAGACGCAGATGGCCTACCGCCCTAACTACGTCACCCAACAGTACCAACAGACCACGATGGTGCCTGAAGTTGTCCAACAGCAACGTCCGATCCAAGTCACGCGGATGCAAAGCGAAGTGGTCACGCAGAACGTGCCGATCCAGGTGACGACGATGCAACCAACCACCGAGGTTCGCAAGATCCCCTATCAAGTGAGCCGTCCGGTTACGGAATACACCAAGCATCAAGTGCCTGTCCAATCGTACAAGATGGTCCCCGAAGAACATGTTCGTCGCGTTCCGGTCCAGACCCAACGGATGACTTATGAAACGCGCGTCCAAGAAGTCCCCGTCAGTGTCTACAAGATGCAAACCGTGGTTAAGAAGATCCGAGTTCCTCAAACGACCGCCCGCTATGTTCCTTACACCACGACACGCATGGTGCCACGTCAGGTTGTGCAACGCGTCCCGTTGACCTACTACGATCCCTACAGCGCGGCAATCGTCTCCAGCCCATCGGTGGTCGAAACTTCGCTGTTGACCGAGAATGTTCCCGTTCCTGCAGATCTCTGCGAAGAGAAACCGGGCGTGACGTCTCACAAAGTGGAAACCGACATGGAAGCGATCGATGCGGGTAACGACATCGAACCGTCGGCCGATCCCGCTGCCGATGCCCCAACCAATGATTCGCCGATCGGTAGCCCCAGCGACAAGGACCCTGTCGAAACACCCAGCTTGAACGGTCCCGGCAATGCGTCGGGTAGCGATCCATCGACCGAAGCTTAGTGTCTCGGCGAGTTGTCGCCCGGTTGTAGTGCCGAACCGCCAAAATGTAGCTCTTTTGTGGCGGTTCTGTGTTCCTTTTCCCAGTGGTTGACTAATCTAGAGTTCAAATCGATCGAACTCATAAGTCCACCCAGGGAGATATCCATGCGTTTGCACTGCTACACCTTCATTCTATCGCTGGCCTTGGCAGCACCGGCAATCGCTCAAGACGATGTCAGCGTCGTCGACGACCTGCCCGTCGCATCGCCCACTTCGTCCGAAGACCTGCCCGTCGCCAAACCGACCGCAGACGATGCCGATCCGGTAGCCACCGCCGTAACATCTTCGACCAGCATGGCGACACGCCCTTTGAGCGTAACGATCACGTTGTCCAATCAAAGCGTGATCCGTGGCACACTGACCGACACCACGGAAGTTCAGATGAAGACCGGGTTCGGCGAACTAATGATCCCACTGTCCGAAGCTGCCGGCATCCGATTCGCTTCGCAAGAGGACACCTCCACCACGATCGTGATGCTCAATGGCGATTCGGTCACGGGAGCCACCGACGTCAAGCGATTGACAATCGATACCGAATGGGGAGCGGCTCAGGTCAACGGTGCCAGCATCGCATCGATCCTGCTTGTCCCGAATTTGCAATGGAGTTCGATCGCGGGACTCAATGGCAAGCGTTGGTATTTGACCGAATCCAATCCCCAGCCGACGTCACCCAGCACCGGCACCAATCGTTCGACTTCGCAATCTCCAACCCTGGCCCCAAGCAACAGTTTCCCGGCCAATACTGGAGTACTCTCGTCGCCTCAATTCCGTTCGCGATAACGTTTGGTCGGACGCTTAATTATTTAGGCGAGTGGGCTTCGATCGTATGTGCGACCAGTCCACCGCGGTTTTGCTGAGCCTGGACGAAGACAAACAGCCCTTCGCCAAGCAGTTCGTGCTCGACGGGATCGCCATCGAGAGTGATTTCCGTCGCATCGCCAATGCTTGCCTTCATCCGGCCCGATCGGAAGTCGCGGATCATTAGCGTCTTATCCGCTTTGAATTCAATCACTCCGCGAAACGCTTTCATTTTGGAATTCGCAAGCGCGTCCCAGATCGGATCGGCAACCGCATCGCGCTCCCGTTCATTTGAATCGGGATCCAAACGCGGCGACAGGATCGTGATGCGCTCGACACGCAGCCGGTTGTTTACACGCCGGACACCTTCGACGGCTGCGACGCGCTCGTCGACCCGAATGCGATCTCCAAAGCTAGGGACTTCCCCGTTTAACGTCACTTCTCCCGCGATCACATGCGCTTCGACCGTCGTTGGAATCCGTGGGAAGAGGGTTCGCAATTCATCGTGAACCTCACGCTCGATGATTTGGTCGGGAGGCTGTTTCGGGTTGGTTGAATCGGCGCTAACCAGCGATGGGTTGAATGCTACGCAACTTATCGCGACGATTGATTGGAAGAGGGTCATCGGTTCGTTCCTACTCGATTCGTGGGACTCTTGGGTAAACCTATCACCACGTTTAAAGAGTCCTCCGCTACCAATCGAAGTGATTAGCGGATCGTGTGCCAATCACGGAACTCCCTCCGTTTCGTTGGTTTTTCGTCGCTGGGGATGCTTCGATTGGTCGATGATCGATCAAGCCGCAACATTCCATGTCGACCGCGGACAAGGAATGCGTGCGCCGGGGTACCGAGGAACACGAAGTCAAAGAGCTCGCGACCTTGTCGGCCGCATTGACGGCAAAATGACGTGGCCGCGTTCGAACGTCTGTCGACGTGACGCTCCCGCCGACGATCACTCTTTCCGCGTATAGACTTGTGGATACATAAAGGTTGGCGTTTTATCGGGACACAGGTAAGTGAATCGCTCCGAGATCTCTTTGCCGCCGTGCATTAACGTGATCCCAATTTCGACGGGTGCTTCTTCCACGGCTCGAAACACAACATCGATCACACAATCGCCAGACGCCGTCTTGGCCGCCGATTTTGAAATCAACTCGCCCCGCACCATCGTCGTGTCGACGATCAACGAATCGGCATCAATGCGAGCCAACGGCCCGTCGGACGCATCCGCCGTGAAATGCAATTTCAAATCGATCTGATTTTTCGCCCGCGTTACGGTGAACTTCGACGCCCGCGCCACGCCACGTTGTTCGGGGAGATCACCTGGAAAGATGCGAACGTCATAGTCCAACTCCATCGGCGTGCCAAGCGTCGGCTTTTCATTGGGGACCCAGTATGCGCCAATGTTGTCGACGCCTTCGTGGGCACCGGGGAGTTCAAGCAGTTCGATCGCACCCGACTTCATCGATTGTCGTGGCTCGATCCAAAGGCTTGGCCGCTTATGGTATTGCGCGTTTGAATCGGCAAAGTGATCGTAGTCGCAGTTGCGTTGGATCAATCCGAAGCCTGTCACCTCCTTCGCGGCAATCCGCGAAACCGATGGATAGGATTGACGTGCAAAGGCCCGCCAAATCCAGTCGCCATTGCCGTCGCGAACCAGTAGCCCATCGGAATCATGCACGGCGGGACGCTTGTCCAGCGAGGGGCCGTCGAGTCCGTCTCCCCAAATCCACATGCTGGTCAGGGGCGCAATGCCGATTTTTTCCGGCAGTTTGCGGAAATAGAGAGTGCCGCGCACATGAACGGACGTTTCCACGGTGCCCGGTTTCAATTCGAATTGGTACGCGCCACAGACGCTG from Rosistilla carotiformis includes the following:
- a CDS encoding lipoate--protein ligase family protein, whose translation is MRLLDLSFPEGPRNLALDEALLESADATGRAGDGEVLRLWKFDSPTVVVGRGSKVADEVNREFCERVSIPILRRCSGGTSVTVGPGCLLYSLVLSTDLRPQLKDLDQVHQFVMQTIREAIGGLLGRVQFQGTCDLTWQNRKFSGNSLRVARRHVLYHGTLLYDFPIDLVQNTLRVPPRQPDYRGGRTHDQFVINLPLGERQLRNALGSAFGVQATLQQWPEDRVEQLVASRYGNPGWNFRH
- a CDS encoding BON domain-containing protein, coding for MTLFQSIVAISCVAFNPSLVSADSTNPKQPPDQIIEREVHDELRTLFPRIPTTVEAHVIAGEVTLNGEVPSFGDRIRVDERVAAVEGVRRVNNRLRVERITILSPRLDPDSNERERDAVADPIWDALANSKMKAFRGVIEFKADKTLMIRDFRSGRMKASIGDATEITLDGDPVEHELLGEGLFVFVQAQQNRGGLVAHTIEAHSPK
- a CDS encoding UTP--glucose-1-phosphate uridylyltransferase, translated to MNTSLQSKLASYGQQHLLQFWDQLNADQQQQLVDQIDKIDFSRLQRLVDSDDAEVDFESIASRAEPPRAVRADGSGAAWSLDQAIEAGSQALADGKVGMILVAGGQGSRLGFEKPKGLFPIGPVSQRTLFQMHADLLKAICERYQVMIPLYVMTSPATHDETIEYFAATDNLGLRDDQLQVFCQGTMPAVDRSTGRVLLESKHELALSPDGHGGTVSALASSGCLQDAISRGIEHLAYAQVDNPLANPCDAALIGHHILADSDMTTQVVRKRDPLERVGNVVLVDGKVQIIEYIHLPDAAARQTEADGSLRLWAGNIAIHVFKTSFLKQATDHDDRLPFNRAYKKVPFVDGSGNAIAPADPNAIKFERFIFDLLPMAKNAFVVEGIAEEIFAPVKNADGAPSDTPAASRQAISDLHRKWLQQAGANVEANAIVEIHPLWAQDAMEVGDRVEPGLSVSEDRYFEPEPGDLDLVIVTRCDTAMEASIIEAQLAGEGIQSFSQGTHASLALSGIGNPSKGIPVRVANRDAERARAILQASENA
- a CDS encoding glucan biosynthesis protein, which gives rise to MRFLVLLPVLLAWLSTEVVHGEVAASPTDRSAMAEITSFDSLSEWVETLSKTEYVPPDPLPKTLEQLDYEQYREIQFRHERAVWGKTKTPFWIETFHRGFVQRDRVSLFVIEAGETREIPFSTDDFRYGIPIDDSESLADAGHAGIRVVGCFPESYDVQEILTFVGSSYFRGRSAETVYGASARGLAVDIGLPQNEEFPRFTAFWVPQRKANEKTQTILALLESPSVCGAYQFELKPGTVETSVHVRGTLYFRKLPEKIGIAPLTSMWIWGDGLDGPSLDKRPAVHDSDGLLVRDGNGDWIWRAFARQSYPSVSRIAAKEVTGFGLIQRNCDYDHFADSNAQYHKRPSLWIEPRQSMKSGAIELLELPGAHEGVDNIGAYWVPNEKPTLGTPMELDYDVRIFPGDLPEQRGVARASKFTVTRAKNQIDLKLHFTADASDGPLARIDADSLIVDTTMVRGELISKSAAKTASGDCVIDVVFRAVEEAPVEIGITLMHGGKEISERFTYLCPDKTPTFMYPQVYTRKE